One Panicum virgatum strain AP13 chromosome 3N, P.virgatum_v5, whole genome shotgun sequence DNA segment encodes these proteins:
- the LOC120663508 gene encoding probable auxin efflux carrier component 1d isoform X2 → MITALDLYHVLTAVVPLYVAMTLAYGSVRWWRIFTPDQCSGINRFVALFAVPLLSFHFISTNNPFQMNLRFLAADTLQKLIVLALLLLSARLPFASSVLNLDWSITLFSLSTLPNTLVMGIPLLRGMYGPDSAGTLMVQVVVLQCIIWYTLMLFLFEYRAARALVMDQFPDGAAASIVSFRVDSDVVSLAKGDLEADAQVAGDGRVRVTVRKSTSSRSEAACSHSHSHSMSMQQPRVSNLSRVEIYSLQSSRNPTPRGSSFNHAEFFNIAGAAKGAAADEEKGGHSPQPHAQAAKRKDLHMFVWSSSASPVSERAAGGADHGDALAKGTQAYDEYGRDDFSRTKNGNGADKGGPTLSKLGSNSIAQLYPKGDGEGRPAAMPLASVMTRLILIMVWRKLIRNPNTYSSLIGVIWSLVSYRWGIEMPAIIARSISILSDAGLGMAMFSLGLFMALQPRIIACGNKLAAFAMAVRFLMGPAVMAAASIAVGLRGVLLHIAIVQAALPQGIVPFVFAKEYNVHPDILSTAVIFGMLIALPITLVYYILLGL, encoded by the exons ATGATCACGGCGCTGGACCTGTACCACGTCCTCACGGCCGTGGTGCCGCTGTACGTGGCCATGACGCTCGCCTACGGCTCCGTCCGCTGGTGGCGCATCTTCACCCCGGACCAGTGCTCCGGCATCAACCGCTTCGTCGCGCTCTTCGCCGTCCCGCTCCTCTCCTTCCACTTCATCTCCACCAACAACCCCTTCCagatgaacctccgcttcctcGCTGCCGACACGCTCCAGAAGCTCATCGTCCTCGCGCTGCTCCTCTTGTCTGCCCGCCTCCCCTTCGCATCCTCCGTCCTCAACCTCGACTGGAGCATCacgctcttctccctctccacgcTCCCCAACACGCTCGTCATGGGCATCCCGCTGCTCCGGGGCATGTACGGCCCCGACTCCGCCGGCACGCTCATGGTCCAGGTCGTCGTCCTCCAGTGCATCATCTGGTACAcgctcatgctcttcctcttcgAGTACCGAGCCGCGCGCGCCCTCGTCATGGACCAGTTccccgacggcgccgccgcctccatcgtcTCCTTTCGCGTCGACTCCGACGTCGTCTCGCTCGCCAAGGGCGACCTCGAGGCCGACGCCcaggtcgccggcgacggccgggTGCGGGTCACCGTGCGCAAGTCCACCAGCTCGCGTTCCGAGGCCGCCTGCTCCCACTCGCACTCCCACTCCATGTCCATGCAGCAGCCGCGGGTCTCCAACCTCTCCCGGGTGGAGATCTACTCGCTGCAGTCGTCGCGCAACCCCACGCCGCGTGGCTCCAGCTTCAACCACGCCGAGTTCTTCAacatcgccggcgccgccaaggGGGCAGCAGCAGACGAGGAGAAGGGCGGCCACTCGCCGCAGCCGCACGCGCAGGCGGCCAAGAGGAAGGACCTGCACATGTTCGTCTGGAGCTCCAGCGCCTCGCCGGTCTcggagcgcgccgccgggggGGCCGACCATGGCgacgcccttgccaaag GAACCCAGGCCTACGACGAGTACGGTCGTGACGATTTCAGCAGGACCAAGAACGGGAACGGCGCAGACAAGGGCGGCCCGACCCTGTCCAAGCTCGGGTCCAACTCGATCGCCCAGCTCTACCccaagggcgacggcgaggggagGCCTGCCGCCATGCCGCTGGCGAGCGTGATGACGAGGCTCATCCTGATCATGGTCTGGAGGAAGCTGATCAGGAACCCCAACACCTACTCCAGCCTAATTGGTGTCATCTGGTCCCTGGTCTCATACAG GTGGGGGATTGAAATGCCCGCGATCATCGCCCGGTCAATCTCGATCCTGTCAGATGCAGGGCTTGGGATGGCAATGTTCAGTCTAG GCTTGTTCATGGCATTGCAGCCACGGATCATTGCCTGTGGGAACAAACTTGCTGCATTCGCGATGGCCGTCCGGTTCCTCATGGGTCCAGCAGTCATGGCTGCTGCCTCCATTGCTGTTGGGCTGCGTGGAGTTCTTCTGCACATAGCCATTGTTCAG GCTGCTCTACCTCAAGGAATCGTGCCGTTTGTGTTTGCCAAGGAGTACAACGTTCATCCTGACATATTGAGCACAGC TGTGATCTTCGGAATGCTGATTGCTCTACCCATTACCCTGGTCTACTACATCTTGCTGGGGCTCTGA
- the LOC120663508 gene encoding probable auxin efflux carrier component 1b isoform X1 — translation MITALDLYHVLTAVVPLYVAMTLAYGSVRWWRIFTPDQCSGINRFVALFAVPLLSFHFISTNNPFQMNLRFLAADTLQKLIVLALLLLSARLPFASSVLNLDWSITLFSLSTLPNTLVMGIPLLRGMYGPDSAGTLMVQVVVLQCIIWYTLMLFLFEYRAARALVMDQFPDGAAASIVSFRVDSDVVSLAKGDLEADAQVAGDGRVRVTVRKSTSSRSEAACSHSHSHSMSMQQPRVSNLSRVEIYSLQSSRNPTPRGSSFNHAEFFNIAGAAKGAAADEEKGGHSPQPHAQAAKRKDLHMFVWSSSASPVSERAAGGADHGDALAKGTQAYDEYGRDDFSRTKNGNGADKGGPTLSKLGSNSIAQLYPKGDGEGRPAAMPLASVMTRLILIMVWRKLIRNPNTYSSLIGVIWSLVSYRWGIEMPAIIARSISILSDAGLGMAMFSLGLFMALQPRIIACGNKLAAFAMAVRFLMGPAVMAAASIAVGLRGVLLHIAIVQAALPQGIVPFVFAKEYNVHPDILSTASKIFGTKHTRRLCVRLTYMRPNKIALTLARTSGLLAIKDSKVDSDRYTQETRNGGRSMGILTLCVKLQNKGHPANLW, via the exons ATGATCACGGCGCTGGACCTGTACCACGTCCTCACGGCCGTGGTGCCGCTGTACGTGGCCATGACGCTCGCCTACGGCTCCGTCCGCTGGTGGCGCATCTTCACCCCGGACCAGTGCTCCGGCATCAACCGCTTCGTCGCGCTCTTCGCCGTCCCGCTCCTCTCCTTCCACTTCATCTCCACCAACAACCCCTTCCagatgaacctccgcttcctcGCTGCCGACACGCTCCAGAAGCTCATCGTCCTCGCGCTGCTCCTCTTGTCTGCCCGCCTCCCCTTCGCATCCTCCGTCCTCAACCTCGACTGGAGCATCacgctcttctccctctccacgcTCCCCAACACGCTCGTCATGGGCATCCCGCTGCTCCGGGGCATGTACGGCCCCGACTCCGCCGGCACGCTCATGGTCCAGGTCGTCGTCCTCCAGTGCATCATCTGGTACAcgctcatgctcttcctcttcgAGTACCGAGCCGCGCGCGCCCTCGTCATGGACCAGTTccccgacggcgccgccgcctccatcgtcTCCTTTCGCGTCGACTCCGACGTCGTCTCGCTCGCCAAGGGCGACCTCGAGGCCGACGCCcaggtcgccggcgacggccgggTGCGGGTCACCGTGCGCAAGTCCACCAGCTCGCGTTCCGAGGCCGCCTGCTCCCACTCGCACTCCCACTCCATGTCCATGCAGCAGCCGCGGGTCTCCAACCTCTCCCGGGTGGAGATCTACTCGCTGCAGTCGTCGCGCAACCCCACGCCGCGTGGCTCCAGCTTCAACCACGCCGAGTTCTTCAacatcgccggcgccgccaaggGGGCAGCAGCAGACGAGGAGAAGGGCGGCCACTCGCCGCAGCCGCACGCGCAGGCGGCCAAGAGGAAGGACCTGCACATGTTCGTCTGGAGCTCCAGCGCCTCGCCGGTCTcggagcgcgccgccgggggGGCCGACCATGGCgacgcccttgccaaag GAACCCAGGCCTACGACGAGTACGGTCGTGACGATTTCAGCAGGACCAAGAACGGGAACGGCGCAGACAAGGGCGGCCCGACCCTGTCCAAGCTCGGGTCCAACTCGATCGCCCAGCTCTACCccaagggcgacggcgaggggagGCCTGCCGCCATGCCGCTGGCGAGCGTGATGACGAGGCTCATCCTGATCATGGTCTGGAGGAAGCTGATCAGGAACCCCAACACCTACTCCAGCCTAATTGGTGTCATCTGGTCCCTGGTCTCATACAG GTGGGGGATTGAAATGCCCGCGATCATCGCCCGGTCAATCTCGATCCTGTCAGATGCAGGGCTTGGGATGGCAATGTTCAGTCTAG GCTTGTTCATGGCATTGCAGCCACGGATCATTGCCTGTGGGAACAAACTTGCTGCATTCGCGATGGCCGTCCGGTTCCTCATGGGTCCAGCAGTCATGGCTGCTGCCTCCATTGCTGTTGGGCTGCGTGGAGTTCTTCTGCACATAGCCATTGTTCAG GCTGCTCTACCTCAAGGAATCGTGCCGTTTGTGTTTGCCAAGGAGTACAACGTTCATCCTGACATATTGAGCACAGC GAGtaaaatttttggaactaagCACACCCGCAGATTGTGTGTTCGCCTCACATACATGAGGCCAAACAAAATTGCTCTGACACTTGCACGTACTTCTGGCCTTCTGGCAATCAAAGATTCAAAGGTTGACTCAGATCGCTACACACAAGAGACAAGAAACGGAGGCAGATCGATGGGGATCCTCACATTATGCGTAAAACTGCAGAATAAAGGGCATCCGGCAAATCTTTGGTGA